One Natrinema halophilum genomic window carries:
- a CDS encoding histidine kinase N-terminal 7TM domain-containing protein, giving the protein MAPGAFDLLLILSLGITVIPTVYAWQLRGRKGGTPLFLILLSTIVWIVSALFASLASSSELVLLGIKGWFAGIIVVCPGFLFFALEYTGTDRYMTKPLVSAVVVHGVLAFVLVWVDPGRYFLTGLQANADTMSGYRLDYGLQVWLNLAVWYSYLVVGAVLMIRFIIQKRRAHRRQMMLILIGLVAPWTANVLFLFGPIATDFTPIGFAILGLSFTIAIARYQLVDMAPVAWETVINNISDSVFVLDAEDRIIDVNAVGARSYGLNRAEVVGTHASEVFSEYPEVYSRFKAATESEEGVEIPTKYGRRIIDLEVTPLFDDSGRELGRVFVAHDLTDQKRRQQELERQNERLDEFASLLSHDLRNPINVAQGYADVAMEEYDDPVYVAEMQTSLDRMETLVDDALTLARESQTITDPEPVSVEDVVSAAWRNVDTVDATIAVEADWQTVADRSRLLRIFENLIRNAIDHAGETVSITVGTIERDADSTNGLVEHGIYVADDGPGIPPEKRDEIFEHGHTTSDDGTGLGLSIVGNAVEAHGWDISVAESDDGGARFEIMGPTPIANGESPQATGIEAELVPDDSERGT; this is encoded by the coding sequence ATGGCGCCGGGCGCGTTCGACCTGCTGTTGATCCTCTCTCTCGGTATCACAGTGATACCGACGGTCTACGCGTGGCAGCTACGGGGTCGCAAGGGTGGAACGCCCCTTTTTTTGATTCTGCTCAGCACGATCGTCTGGATCGTCTCGGCCCTCTTTGCGTCGCTTGCAAGCAGTAGCGAACTCGTTCTGCTGGGAATAAAAGGGTGGTTCGCAGGCATTATCGTCGTCTGTCCGGGGTTTCTGTTCTTCGCGCTCGAATACACCGGAACCGACCGGTACATGACCAAACCGTTGGTGTCTGCCGTCGTAGTTCACGGCGTACTCGCGTTCGTTCTGGTCTGGGTCGATCCAGGCAGATACTTTCTCACCGGCCTTCAAGCAAATGCAGACACGATGAGCGGCTATCGCCTCGACTACGGATTGCAGGTCTGGCTCAACCTCGCAGTCTGGTATAGCTATCTGGTCGTCGGTGCCGTGTTGATGATCAGGTTCATCATCCAAAAGCGGCGCGCCCATCGACGACAGATGATGCTGATCCTGATCGGGCTCGTTGCACCGTGGACCGCAAACGTGTTGTTCCTCTTCGGACCAATCGCGACCGACTTCACGCCGATCGGATTCGCTATCCTCGGCCTCTCGTTTACCATCGCCATCGCCCGGTATCAGTTGGTCGACATGGCACCGGTCGCGTGGGAGACCGTGATCAACAACATCAGCGATAGCGTCTTCGTACTGGATGCGGAGGACAGAATTATCGACGTTAACGCCGTGGGCGCACGCTCGTACGGGCTAAACCGGGCTGAAGTTGTCGGAACCCACGCATCGGAAGTGTTCTCCGAATACCCTGAGGTGTACAGCCGATTCAAAGCCGCCACGGAAAGCGAAGAGGGTGTGGAAATTCCAACGAAATACGGTCGGCGGATCATCGACCTCGAAGTGACGCCGCTGTTCGACGACAGTGGCAGGGAACTCGGCCGCGTGTTCGTCGCACACGACCTCACCGACCAGAAGCGACGCCAACAGGAACTCGAGCGCCAGAACGAGCGTCTCGACGAGTTCGCCAGCCTCCTCTCGCACGATCTCCGGAACCCGATCAACGTCGCACAGGGCTACGCCGACGTCGCCATGGAGGAATACGACGACCCCGTCTACGTTGCGGAGATGCAAACCTCCCTCGATCGGATGGAAACGCTCGTCGACGATGCGCTAACGCTCGCTCGCGAGAGCCAGACCATCACCGATCCGGAACCAGTCAGCGTCGAGGACGTCGTCTCCGCGGCCTGGCGGAACGTCGATACGGTCGATGCGACGATCGCAGTCGAAGCCGACTGGCAGACGGTCGCGGATCGGTCGCGGCTGCTTCGGATCTTCGAGAACCTCATTCGCAACGCGATCGACCATGCTGGCGAAACCGTTTCAATCACCGTCGGAACGATCGAACGCGATGCAGATAGCACGAACGGGTTGGTCGAACACGGCATCTACGTGGCCGACGACGGCCCCGGCATCCCGCCCGAGAAGCGCGACGAGATCTTCGAACACGGCCACACCACCAGCGATGACGGAACCGGCCTCGGACTCTCGATCGTCGGGAACGCGGTCGAAGCCCACGGCTGGGACATCTCCGTCGCGGAAAGCGACGACGGCGGTGCCCGATTCGAGATTATGGGGCCCACGCCGATCGCGAACGGGGAGTCACCGCAGGCAACCGGGATTGAGGCAGAACTGGTCCCGGACGATTCCGAACGCGGCACGTGA
- a CDS encoding aconitate hydratase: protein MGQTLTEKILEDHLVEGELETGEEIGIEIDQVLTQDTTGTMVWLQFEAMGLDEVQTEIAAQYCDHQTYQFDFKNTDDHRFLRSAAGKYGAHFSRPGNGICHNVHRENFAAPGKTLLGSDSHTPTPGGLGELAIGAGGIDVTVAMGGAPYYIEMPEVVNVRLEGELPEWATAKDVILEMLRRLSVKGGVGKILEYTGPGVESLTAPERMTITNMGTELGATTSIFPTDEQTEDYLERVGRGDEYVELQPDDDAEYDDEIVVDLSDLEPLIAQPSMPDKVVPVREVAGQSVEQVIVGSCTNGGYEDILPVAKMLEGRETSMETETIVAPGSKQASEMLAREGWVAEMMAAGVNFSEATCGACIGIGHVPSSDSVSLRTFNRNFEGRSGIEDDNVYLCSPEVAAAAALKGEIIDPRDLADDLGDLEAPGIELPDEYTGSKTDLIGPDEAVDDELIKGPNIGDVPLKDQLGSDIEGEALLKMEDNITTDHIIPATQDILMYRSNVPKLSEFTLSRVDDTFAERALEADGGFLVAGENYGQGSSREHAALCPMYLGIEGVLAQSFARIHRANLFNFGIVPLTIDEDTYENIDQGDEIEIVDDVYDAVTSGQEEFTVRVNGDEYTAVLDASERERAILAAGGKLSWTKDQAEGAGAAPADD from the coding sequence ATGGGACAGACTCTCACCGAAAAGATTCTCGAAGACCACCTCGTCGAAGGCGAACTCGAAACCGGCGAGGAAATCGGGATCGAGATCGACCAGGTACTCACGCAGGATACGACCGGGACGATGGTCTGGCTCCAGTTCGAAGCGATGGGGCTGGACGAAGTCCAGACCGAAATCGCCGCGCAGTATTGCGACCACCAGACCTACCAGTTCGACTTTAAGAACACCGACGACCACCGTTTCCTCCGCTCTGCAGCCGGTAAATATGGCGCTCATTTCTCCCGACCCGGCAACGGTATCTGCCACAACGTCCACCGCGAGAACTTCGCGGCCCCTGGCAAGACGCTGCTGGGATCGGACAGCCACACGCCCACACCGGGTGGCCTCGGCGAACTCGCAATCGGTGCCGGCGGGATCGACGTCACCGTCGCGATGGGCGGCGCACCGTACTACATCGAGATGCCCGAAGTCGTCAACGTCCGCCTCGAGGGTGAACTCCCCGAGTGGGCCACCGCAAAAGACGTCATCCTCGAGATGCTCCGTCGTCTCTCCGTCAAAGGCGGCGTCGGCAAGATCCTCGAGTACACCGGCCCCGGCGTCGAGTCGCTGACCGCGCCCGAGCGGATGACGATCACCAACATGGGGACCGAACTCGGTGCCACGACGTCGATCTTCCCGACCGACGAGCAGACCGAGGACTACCTCGAGCGCGTCGGTCGCGGCGACGAGTACGTCGAACTGCAACCCGACGACGACGCCGAGTACGACGACGAAATCGTCGTCGACCTCTCCGATCTCGAGCCGCTGATCGCCCAGCCCTCGATGCCCGACAAGGTCGTGCCAGTCCGCGAGGTCGCCGGCCAGTCCGTCGAGCAGGTCATCGTCGGCTCCTGTACCAACGGCGGCTACGAGGACATCCTCCCCGTCGCCAAGATGCTCGAGGGGCGTGAAACCTCGATGGAGACCGAGACGATCGTCGCACCCGGCTCCAAGCAGGCCTCCGAGATGCTTGCCCGCGAAGGCTGGGTCGCCGAGATGATGGCCGCCGGCGTCAACTTCTCCGAGGCGACCTGTGGCGCCTGTATCGGCATCGGCCACGTTCCATCCTCCGACTCCGTCTCGCTACGGACGTTCAATCGCAACTTCGAGGGCCGCTCGGGAATCGAAGACGACAACGTCTACCTCTGCTCGCCGGAGGTCGCGGCCGCGGCCGCGCTCAAAGGGGAAATCATCGACCCGCGAGACCTCGCCGACGACCTCGGCGACCTCGAGGCACCCGGCATCGAACTCCCCGACGAGTACACCGGTTCCAAGACGGACCTCATCGGCCCCGACGAGGCAGTCGACGACGAACTCATCAAGGGCCCCAACATCGGCGACGTGCCGCTGAAAGACCAGCTCGGCTCCGATATCGAAGGTGAAGCCCTGCTGAAGATGGAGGACAACATCACGACCGACCACATCATCCCTGCAACCCAGGACATCCTGATGTACCGGTCGAACGTCCCCAAACTGAGCGAATTTACGCTCTCACGTGTCGACGATACCTTCGCCGAGCGCGCGCTCGAGGCCGACGGCGGCTTCCTCGTTGCAGGCGAGAACTACGGCCAGGGCTCCTCGCGCGAACACGCCGCCCTCTGTCCGATGTATCTCGGCATCGAGGGCGTCCTCGCACAGAGCTTCGCACGGATCCACCGCGCGAATCTCTTTAACTTCGGGATCGTCCCGCTGACGATCGACGAAGATACCTACGAGAACATCGATCAGGGCGACGAGATCGAGATCGTCGACGACGTCTACGACGCCGTCACCAGCGGCCAAGAGGAGTTCACCGTCCGCGTCAACGGCGACGAGTACACGGCCGTCCTCGACGCCTCCGAGCGCGAACGCGCCATCCTCGCGGCCGGCGGCAAACTCTCCTGGACGAAAGATCAGGCCGAGGGCGCCGGCGCCGCACCCGCCGACGACTGA
- a CDS encoding deoxyuridine 5'-triphosphate nucleotidohydrolase — MFRSGAFVADHVSPTTDAQIQPNGVDLTADVIFEQLEPGRIGREGKQIGDRIARPLEELEEADPDTYYLPTGAYVVRYGERIAIPEGHVGFVYPRSSLMRNACMLNTAVWDAGYEGRGEGLLQVHHDIELERGARIAQLVFAEAEHEDVYDGSYQGENLE, encoded by the coding sequence ATGTTCCGTTCCGGTGCCTTCGTCGCCGATCACGTTTCACCGACGACCGACGCCCAGATCCAGCCGAACGGGGTCGATCTCACCGCCGACGTTATTTTCGAGCAACTGGAACCCGGCCGCATCGGCCGAGAAGGCAAACAGATCGGGGATCGAATCGCGCGACCGCTCGAGGAACTCGAGGAGGCGGATCCCGACACGTACTACCTGCCGACGGGAGCCTACGTCGTCCGCTACGGGGAACGGATCGCAATTCCCGAGGGACACGTCGGCTTCGTCTATCCGCGTTCGTCGCTCATGCGAAACGCCTGTATGCTCAACACCGCCGTCTGGGACGCCGGCTACGAGGGTCGCGGAGAGGGCCTGTTGCAGGTCCACCACGATATCGAACTCGAGCGCGGAGCCCGAATCGCGCAACTCGTCTTCGCCGAGGCCGAACACGAAGACGTCTACGACGGGAGCTATCAGGGCGAGAACCTCGAATGA
- a CDS encoding metal-dependent hydrolase, whose amino-acid sequence MMATTHVFAGLAAVAPIAYVAPEFAVALAVGAIAGGLVPDFDLVFTHRRTLHFPVAGVAVALPAVVLATVVPTSPSLAFAAFAVAAWLHAASDVIGGGPEMDPWNDRTERAVYDHVRGRWLFPRRWVRYDGAPEDAVVAVALAVPTLVVFDGWFTAVIAGGIVVSLVYTFARRRLVAWTPDWLE is encoded by the coding sequence ATGATGGCGACTACCCACGTGTTCGCCGGGCTCGCTGCCGTCGCGCCGATCGCCTACGTGGCTCCCGAGTTCGCGGTCGCACTCGCGGTCGGCGCGATCGCCGGTGGACTCGTCCCAGATTTCGATCTCGTCTTTACGCATCGGCGGACGCTACACTTCCCGGTCGCCGGGGTTGCAGTCGCCCTCCCGGCCGTCGTTCTGGCGACAGTCGTTCCCACGAGTCCGTCGCTCGCATTTGCCGCGTTCGCGGTCGCCGCCTGGCTACATGCGGCGAGCGACGTGATCGGTGGCGGGCCGGAAATGGACCCGTGGAACGACCGCACAGAGCGTGCGGTCTACGACCACGTTCGGGGTCGGTGGCTCTTCCCCCGTCGCTGGGTCCGCTACGACGGCGCGCCCGAGGACGCAGTCGTCGCGGTCGCACTCGCAGTTCCGACACTGGTCGTCTTCGACGGCTGGTTCACCGCAGTGATCGCCGGCGGTATCGTCGTTTCTCTGGTCTACACGTTCGCTCGACGGCGCCTGGTTGCGTGGACGCCCGACTGGCTCGAGTGA
- a CDS encoding copper resistance protein CopD, which translates to MVDVLAARTTHLVFAALWAGSVSFVAVVVLPLARDGEFNTTHPLEAISGKLTTVSRVSSLVLFLSGSHLAGTAYTAESLFGSLNGRLVLVMVALWLALTALVEIGAKRFEAGLAGKKIREPAREALPVFRVATLVAISLLIIAGLLSANVGRFL; encoded by the coding sequence ATGGTCGACGTTCTCGCCGCCAGAACGACACACCTCGTATTTGCTGCCCTCTGGGCAGGGAGCGTCTCTTTCGTCGCCGTCGTCGTCCTGCCGCTGGCCCGCGACGGTGAATTCAATACGACCCATCCGCTCGAAGCCATCTCGGGCAAGCTCACGACGGTTTCGCGGGTAAGTTCGCTCGTCCTCTTTCTTTCCGGAAGTCATCTGGCCGGCACCGCCTACACGGCCGAGAGTCTTTTCGGGTCGCTCAACGGGCGACTGGTACTGGTAATGGTCGCACTCTGGCTGGCACTAACCGCGCTCGTCGAGATCGGTGCGAAACGGTTCGAAGCCGGACTTGCCGGGAAGAAGATCCGCGAGCCGGCTCGCGAGGCGCTGCCGGTGTTCAGGGTAGCGACCCTCGTGGCGATCAGCTTGCTTATTATTGCGGGTCTGCTATCGGCCAACGTTGGTCGGTTCCTCTGA
- a CDS encoding ATP-binding protein: MTQSGQRVVYVGDGLTPLRDFEERFDVVHLRDRTAVVDCVETTDVRCVVVDGTGPDPLEMVAAASDAAPAVPVIYAASAPDGTVAAAATRAGATEYFVNTANESLADRVAAVSADGAVSHSEDLTADEPPRDGPGERLDSAVKNGSSEVTRGNRHRADVITELLETTRALFACESHGAVASVVVDAAERVLEFDAASVRLYDPDTEELVLAAASDADDRFDEHKRVSVHENAMGEAFRKSEPSVIEDRQSDVSSDNGPLRGTVGIPIADHGILNVASSGNGGFDGGHVQFAQLLTESAAAALERADSRADLIRHEKLLETVEGMMYATDGDARLTLVTEPLAERLGYDREALVGEHVSTIFDGDWDERAVENVRGLLTDPQQDSGAFEATVTDADGERFPVEIECSLLPRDAEEIENEEFHGTVSVVRDITRRREREQYVQVLNRVLRHNLRNDLTVVIGYAELLCEQLEDQDLAAAASTLRQTATDLAHTSEKTRAIQYALERDGELEPVDVAGIVDDAVAEEDVDDATVSVTTDDTCWAWADPGLRLIVDNLLENAVTHATPNPSVEITVTADDDRVRLTFADDGPGIPPAEIDVVTGESDITQLTHSSGLGLWLVRWMVDSYNGSVSFTQSTSGGSRVVVSLEAAPPEPSDASSVDGSEDTESTSRY, from the coding sequence GTGACCCAATCAGGTCAGCGGGTCGTCTACGTCGGCGACGGGCTGACACCACTGCGGGATTTCGAAGAGAGGTTCGACGTCGTCCACCTACGAGACCGAACGGCAGTCGTCGACTGCGTGGAAACGACCGACGTACGCTGCGTCGTCGTCGATGGAACGGGACCGGACCCTCTCGAAATGGTCGCGGCGGCGTCCGATGCGGCTCCAGCGGTGCCAGTTATCTACGCTGCATCAGCCCCTGACGGCACGGTCGCGGCAGCAGCGACGCGTGCCGGCGCGACCGAGTATTTTGTGAACACGGCTAACGAGTCGCTCGCCGACCGCGTCGCGGCCGTTTCGGCTGACGGCGCTGTTTCTCACTCCGAGGATCTGACCGCCGACGAGCCACCACGGGACGGGCCGGGCGAGCGACTCGATTCTGCCGTCAAGAACGGTTCATCCGAGGTCACACGCGGTAATCGCCATCGTGCGGACGTCATCACCGAGTTGCTCGAAACGACGCGAGCGTTGTTCGCCTGCGAATCACACGGGGCTGTCGCGAGCGTCGTCGTCGACGCTGCCGAGCGCGTTCTCGAATTCGACGCCGCTTCTGTCCGACTCTACGATCCGGACACCGAGGAGCTGGTCTTGGCGGCCGCTTCCGATGCGGACGACCGGTTTGACGAGCACAAACGCGTCAGCGTTCACGAAAACGCGATGGGCGAAGCGTTTCGTAAATCTGAACCGTCCGTCATCGAGGATCGCCAGAGTGACGTTTCGTCCGACAACGGACCGCTCCGTGGTACCGTGGGAATCCCCATCGCCGACCACGGAATCCTCAACGTCGCCTCGTCGGGCAACGGTGGTTTCGACGGCGGGCACGTCCAGTTCGCCCAATTGCTGACCGAAAGCGCAGCCGCCGCCCTCGAGCGGGCCGACAGCCGGGCAGACCTTATTCGACACGAGAAACTCCTCGAGACCGTCGAAGGGATGATGTACGCGACCGACGGAGACGCTCGCCTGACGTTGGTGACCGAGCCCCTGGCGGAACGGCTGGGATACGATCGCGAAGCGCTAGTCGGCGAGCACGTTTCGACCATTTTCGACGGCGACTGGGACGAACGCGCGGTCGAGAACGTCCGAGGCCTGCTCACGGATCCCCAACAGGACAGTGGGGCGTTCGAAGCCACCGTCACCGACGCCGACGGCGAGCGATTTCCGGTCGAGATCGAGTGCTCGCTGCTGCCTCGTGATGCCGAGGAAATCGAAAACGAGGAGTTCCACGGTACGGTCAGCGTCGTCAGGGACATAACACGACGCAGAGAACGTGAACAGTACGTACAGGTCCTCAATCGCGTTCTCCGCCACAACCTGCGCAACGACCTCACCGTCGTCATCGGCTACGCTGAACTCCTCTGTGAACAACTCGAGGATCAGGATCTCGCGGCGGCCGCGAGCACGCTCCGACAGACCGCGACCGATCTCGCCCATACCAGCGAGAAAACGCGAGCCATTCAATACGCACTCGAACGGGATGGCGAACTCGAGCCGGTCGACGTCGCCGGGATCGTCGACGATGCCGTTGCCGAGGAGGATGTCGACGACGCCACAGTCTCCGTCACGACGGACGACACCTGCTGGGCCTGGGCGGATCCGGGGCTTCGACTCATCGTCGACAACCTTCTCGAAAATGCGGTTACGCACGCAACACCAAACCCGTCCGTCGAAATCACGGTCACGGCAGACGACGACCGGGTGCGACTGACGTTCGCCGACGACGGGCCCGGCATTCCACCCGCCGAAATCGACGTCGTTACCGGCGAGAGCGACATAACCCAGCTTACTCACAGCAGCGGACTCGGCCTCTGGCTGGTCCGCTGGATGGTCGACAGCTACAACGGCAGCGTTTCGTTTACCCAGTCGACGAGCGGTGGGAGCCGCGTCGTGGTTTCTCTCGAGGCTGCACCGCCGGAGCCGTCCGACGCCTCGTCGGTCGACGGGTCCGAGGACACGGAGTCAACCAGTCGCTACTGA
- the gnd gene encoding phosphogluconate dehydrogenase (NAD(+)-dependent, decarboxylating), producing MQLGLIGLGRMGQIVVERTLAADHDVVAFDLDEDAVATAAEAGAEPAASLEDFTERLGTDKRIWLMVPAGEAVDVTLEELEPYLDGDDIVVDGGNSYFEDTVRRAESCPATYLDCGTSGGPAGAELGFSLMIGGPQWAYNELESVFDAVATGPDGHERMGEAGSGHYVKMIHNGVEYALMQAYGEGFELLHEGRYDLDLENVASVWNNGAVIRSWLLELCEEAFREEGTDLGTVADRIEGGSTGTWTVQEGLEQEVPLPLIYTALSERFGSRADDGRFSRRLANRLRYGFGRHEVPRRE from the coding sequence ATGCAATTGGGGCTGATCGGACTTGGACGTATGGGACAGATCGTCGTCGAGCGTACCCTCGCGGCGGATCATGACGTCGTCGCATTCGATCTTGACGAGGATGCCGTCGCGACGGCTGCAGAGGCTGGTGCCGAACCCGCCGCTTCGCTCGAGGATTTCACGGAGCGACTGGGTACGGACAAGCGCATCTGGTTGATGGTCCCTGCCGGCGAGGCGGTCGACGTCACCCTCGAGGAACTCGAGCCTTACCTGGACGGCGACGATATCGTCGTCGACGGCGGTAACTCGTACTTTGAGGATACCGTCCGGCGCGCCGAGTCCTGTCCCGCGACGTATCTCGACTGTGGCACTTCAGGCGGCCCCGCCGGCGCCGAACTGGGATTCTCGCTGATGATCGGCGGCCCGCAGTGGGCCTACAACGAACTCGAGTCGGTCTTCGACGCCGTCGCGACCGGACCGGACGGGCACGAGCGGATGGGTGAAGCCGGCTCCGGCCATTACGTCAAAATGATCCACAACGGCGTCGAGTACGCGCTGATGCAGGCCTATGGGGAAGGGTTCGAGTTACTCCACGAGGGGCGATACGATCTGGACCTCGAAAACGTAGCCTCGGTCTGGAACAACGGCGCGGTGATTCGATCCTGGTTGCTCGAACTCTGCGAGGAAGCGTTCCGCGAGGAGGGGACCGATCTGGGAACCGTGGCCGACCGTATCGAGGGCGGTTCGACGGGAACCTGGACCGTCCAGGAAGGCCTCGAGCAGGAGGTCCCACTTCCGCTGATCTATACGGCGCTGTCCGAACGGTTCGGTTCGCGAGCCGACGATGGACGGTTCTCGCGGCGGCTCGCGAACCGGCTCCGGTACGGCTTCGGTCGTCACGAGGTTCCACGACGGGAGTAA
- a CDS encoding PKD domain-containing protein, whose product MVTTGAWGGFHRMGCITRRDILKASLGFGTVMGVGLVGRWPETTTSETSFGDGVNLQPSYFCSANQDIGWDFMSQYSDIQTLRMRIEPFSFSEVDTTVEDAKRWIDEATENGYDVIASYHHYPDNGSSQASALQHAADFWVEHYGTLSQDSAFTINLMNEWGDHNVTASAYASAYNDAIDTVRSGTSYDGEIVCDAPGWGQGTHRLADAVEEIDDDDLVLSVHVYPNAYNATTGEWLRPEHLDVIDETGYPCMIGEFGKYWPTQYSDTADADWLAIVDHATSLGWPVIGWAWNGDTNEQRMNMVEPYWDDECGGPYSESSYFDVIYEKLGSGGNDTGRNDDDGDENGGNSEPTAAIDADATDVSVGDTPSFDASASSEEDGTIERYEWTFGDGTSATGKRVDHAFEEPGEYTVLLTVTDDENATDTDTITVTVTDSAKSAPGAPANLTVVATTTSSLTIEWDGVDDADYYVVSVDGSVDHETPETTATIDELETETGYEIGVSAVDNGGAESATKTVSATTASDDGSDEDDEDRGNGDFDGDLVAEIRASTTSAWVGEHIGFFAVDRTGDDTWPTELDWDLGDGTTASGWYTAYAYDSPGTYTVALTATDDEGTTTTHEVEIAVFRVRRSSPAVRSS is encoded by the coding sequence ATGGTTACGACGGGGGCATGGGGTGGCTTTCATCGAATGGGTTGCATTACACGGCGCGATATCCTGAAAGCGTCTCTCGGCTTCGGTACGGTCATGGGTGTCGGGCTCGTCGGGCGGTGGCCGGAGACGACGACGTCGGAAACCTCGTTCGGTGACGGGGTCAACCTGCAGCCATCGTACTTCTGTAGCGCCAACCAGGACATCGGCTGGGACTTCATGAGCCAGTATTCGGACATTCAAACCCTTCGGATGAGAATCGAACCGTTCTCGTTCAGTGAAGTCGATACGACAGTCGAAGACGCCAAACGCTGGATCGATGAGGCTACCGAGAACGGATACGACGTGATTGCCAGTTACCACCACTATCCCGACAACGGGTCCTCCCAAGCGTCGGCGCTACAACACGCGGCTGACTTCTGGGTGGAACACTACGGCACTCTCTCGCAGGATTCCGCGTTTACGATCAATCTGATGAACGAGTGGGGCGATCACAACGTCACTGCGAGTGCGTACGCCTCAGCGTACAACGACGCCATCGATACCGTCCGCAGTGGGACGAGCTACGACGGAGAGATCGTCTGCGATGCCCCCGGGTGGGGTCAGGGAACCCATCGGCTCGCCGACGCTGTCGAGGAGATCGACGACGACGATCTCGTTCTTTCCGTACACGTGTACCCAAACGCATACAATGCGACGACCGGTGAGTGGCTGCGACCGGAACATCTCGACGTCATAGACGAGACCGGCTATCCCTGCATGATCGGTGAATTCGGCAAATATTGGCCGACTCAGTACTCGGATACTGCCGATGCTGACTGGCTAGCCATCGTCGATCACGCCACTTCCCTCGGCTGGCCGGTCATCGGCTGGGCCTGGAACGGCGACACCAACGAGCAAAGAATGAACATGGTCGAGCCGTACTGGGATGACGAGTGTGGCGGCCCCTACTCCGAGTCGTCGTACTTCGACGTCATCTACGAGAAACTCGGTAGCGGTGGCAACGATACCGGCAGAAATGACGATGACGGCGATGAGAACGGTGGGAACAGCGAACCGACGGCCGCTATCGACGCCGACGCAACCGACGTGTCCGTCGGCGACACGCCGTCGTTCGATGCTAGCGCCTCAAGCGAAGAGGACGGGACGATCGAGCGCTACGAGTGGACGTTCGGGGACGGCACGTCGGCGACGGGGAAACGCGTCGACCACGCCTTCGAGGAACCCGGCGAATACACCGTGTTGCTTACAGTCACCGACGACGAGAACGCGACCGACACCGATACGATCACGGTCACGGTCACAGACTCCGCGAAATCGGCTCCCGGTGCGCCGGCGAATCTCACGGTCGTCGCGACGACGACATCGTCGCTTACGATCGAGTGGGACGGCGTCGACGACGCCGACTACTACGTGGTCTCCGTCGACGGGTCCGTCGATCACGAAACGCCCGAAACGACGGCGACGATCGACGAACTCGAGACGGAAACCGGCTACGAAATCGGGGTTTCCGCCGTCGACAATGGCGGGGCCGAGTCCGCGACGAAGACGGTGTCGGCCACGACTGCTAGCGACGACGGCTCCGACGAAGACGATGAGGACCGCGGAAACGGAGATTTCGACGGGGACCTCGTCGCCGAAATACGAGCGAGCACGACCTCGGCGTGGGTCGGCGAACACATCGGTTTCTTCGCCGTCGATCGGACCGGCGACGACACCTGGCCCACCGAACTCGACTGGGACCTCGGCGACGGCACGACTGCGTCTGGCTGGTACACCGCTTACGCGTACGACTCGCCCGGCACGTACACCGTGGCACTGACCGCGACCGACGACGAGGGGACCACGACGACCCACGAAGTCGAGATAGCCGTCTTCCGGGTCCGACGAAGTAGTCCCGCGGTTCGATCTTCCTGA